A genomic region of Nitrosomonas ureae contains the following coding sequences:
- a CDS encoding SIR2 family protein, giving the protein MQFITHGPDIPDALLQAHEEGRVVFFCGAGISYPAGLPGFKGLVEQIYRLNGTALTDIECEAFDRGQFDATLDLLERRLPGQRLAVRRALALALKPKLHRKGATDTQAALLRLTRSREGALRLVTTNFDRIFHVAAKRTGQAFQAYAAPMLPIPKNSRWDGLVYLHGLLPEKSDDTALNRLVVTSGDFGLAYLTERWAARFVSELFRNYVVCFVGYSINDGTALHDGCAGSRPDAGRDHATGLGIG; this is encoded by the coding sequence GTGCAGTTCATCACACACGGCCCCGATATTCCTGATGCACTCCTGCAGGCGCACGAGGAGGGTCGCGTGGTGTTTTTTTGCGGCGCTGGCATCTCCTATCCCGCCGGCCTGCCTGGCTTCAAGGGGTTAGTGGAGCAGATCTACCGGCTGAACGGCACGGCACTCACCGACATCGAGTGCGAGGCCTTTGACCGTGGGCAGTTCGACGCCACACTCGACTTGCTGGAGCGACGCCTGCCGGGCCAGCGTCTGGCCGTTCGTCGCGCACTGGCCCTGGCCCTGAAGCCGAAGCTCCACCGCAAGGGCGCCACCGATACGCAGGCGGCGCTGTTGCGTCTGACTCGTAGCCGAGAGGGCGCGCTGCGGTTGGTCACCACTAACTTCGACCGCATCTTTCATGTGGCAGCCAAACGCACGGGCCAAGCCTTCCAAGCCTACGCCGCCCCGATGCTGCCCATCCCCAAGAACAGCCGCTGGGACGGGCTGGTCTACCTGCATGGCCTGCTACCTGAAAAGTCGGACGATACCGCCCTGAACCGGCTGGTGGTAACCAGTGGCGACTTTGGCTTGGCCTACCTTACCGAGCGCTGGGCGGCTCGCTTCGTGAGCGAGTTGTTCCGCAACTACGTGGTCTGCTTCGTGGGCTACAGCATCAACGACGGTACTGCGCTACATGATGGATGCGCTGGCAGCCGACCGGATGCTGGGCGAGATCACGCCACAGGCTTGGGCATTGGGTGA
- the fic gene encoding protein adenylyltransferase Fic, whose amino-acid sequence MPPATELETRAVLKQCIAARAALAELKQAAELIPNQGVLINALPLLEAQASSEIENIVTTTDRLFQFQSANEYADPATREALRYSSALLEGFQALKQHPLNTRTAEQVCTRIKGMDMQVRRVSGTALANQATGEVIYTPPVGENLLRTKLANWERYLHEAREIDPLIRMAAGHYQFEAIHPFTDGNGRTGRVLNSLFLIQEDLLTLPILYLSRYIIKNKTEYYRLLLDITRNQVWESWIVFLLQGIEDTARWTTAKIAAIRALSEFTIDYVKQKAPKIYSRELVDLIFDLPYCRIQNLVEKNIAGRQAASRYLKQLVDIGVLEERTIGREKLFINPKLMQLLTRDGNTIAVY is encoded by the coding sequence TTGCCTCCCGCAACCGAGCTGGAAACACGCGCGGTGCTGAAGCAGTGTATCGCTGCCCGGGCGGCACTGGCAGAACTCAAACAAGCTGCTGAACTCATTCCTAATCAGGGCGTTTTGATCAACGCCCTGCCGCTACTTGAAGCGCAAGCCAGCTCGGAAATCGAGAACATCGTCACCACAACAGACCGGCTGTTTCAGTTTCAAAGCGCAAACGAGTATGCCGACCCAGCGACACGCGAAGCCCTGCGCTATAGCAGTGCACTGCTGGAAGGATTTCAAGCATTAAAGCAACACCCGTTGAACACCCGCACCGCAGAACAAGTATGTACCCGTATCAAGGGCATGGACATGCAAGTGCGGCGTGTATCGGGAACAGCGCTGGCCAATCAAGCCACGGGTGAAGTGATTTATACACCTCCCGTCGGAGAAAACCTGCTGCGTACCAAATTGGCCAACTGGGAACGCTATCTGCACGAAGCACGCGAGATCGACCCGCTAATCCGCATGGCGGCCGGGCATTACCAATTCGAAGCAATCCACCCGTTTACCGATGGCAATGGCCGCACTGGGCGCGTGCTGAATAGCCTGTTTCTGATCCAGGAAGATTTATTGACACTGCCGATTCTTTACCTTAGCCGCTACATCATCAAGAACAAAACCGAGTATTACCGCCTGCTGCTCGATATCACGCGTAACCAAGTTTGGGAATCGTGGATTGTCTTTTTACTACAAGGCATTGAGGACACGGCACGCTGGACCACCGCCAAGATTGCCGCAATCCGTGCTCTCTCAGAGTTCACAATTGATTATGTGAAGCAGAAAGCACCGAAAATCTACAGCCGCGAGCTAGTCGATCTGATCTTCGATCTGCCATACTGCCGCATTCAGAACTTAGTTGAAAAAAACATTGCTGGACGTCAAGCCGCTTCGCGCTATCTCAAACAACTGGTAGACATCGGTGTGCTTGAGGAAAGAACCATCGGGCGCGAAAAGCTTTTTATAAACCCTAAGCTAATGCAACTATTAACACGGGATGGCAATACAATCGCCGTCTACTGA
- a CDS encoding DUF2490 domain-containing protein — protein MFKKINIFAVFVALGFVFSNPVAADRTVEDFQVWGGVFSQGNFGFVNPNNADLKKFRWWMEGQGRFGNDATQFTQSLIRPGVGYALTDKVVVWAGYAWAPTAEPLSVAHPFNEHRIWQQVTWADNFSFGRLSARSRFEQRFFDHHAPISGDDDVAHRFRQLVKLAVPMPSINENLSFIVQSELFIAMNTVGNPGFISRGYDQNRAFVGLGYKVNQYATVEVGYMNQFINRPHSARPDQMMHNFIASLFLNF, from the coding sequence ATGTTCAAGAAGATAAACATTTTTGCTGTTTTTGTTGCGCTTGGCTTCGTTTTTAGTAATCCAGTCGCCGCTGATCGCACAGTCGAAGATTTTCAAGTGTGGGGAGGTGTTTTCTCACAAGGTAATTTTGGTTTCGTGAATCCAAACAATGCGGATTTAAAAAAATTCAGATGGTGGATGGAAGGACAAGGTCGTTTTGGTAATGATGCGACGCAATTCACGCAATCCCTGATCCGCCCCGGTGTGGGTTATGCGTTAACCGATAAGGTGGTGGTGTGGGCCGGTTATGCGTGGGCACCTACAGCTGAACCGCTATCTGTAGCGCACCCATTTAATGAACACCGGATCTGGCAACAAGTGACCTGGGCGGATAATTTTTCATTCGGTAGATTATCGGCGCGTAGCCGTTTTGAGCAACGCTTCTTCGACCATCATGCCCCTATTTCTGGGGATGATGATGTAGCGCATCGATTCCGCCAACTGGTTAAACTGGCGGTTCCAATGCCGTCAATAAATGAGAATCTCAGTTTTATCGTTCAAAGTGAATTGTTTATTGCGATGAATACCGTTGGTAACCCTGGTTTTATTTCCCGTGGTTACGATCAGAACCGCGCATTCGTTGGATTAGGCTACAAAGTCAATCAGTATGCGACCGTTGAAGTGGGTTATATGAACCAATTTATCAATCGGCCGCACAGTGCGCGCCCCGATCAAATGATGCATAACTTTATTGCGAGTTTGTTCCTGAATTTCTAA
- the dsr1 gene encoding anti-phage defense-associated sirtuin Dsr1 → MMDALAADRMLGEITPQAWALGDCEPGQEHRKTIEWEAKGVTPILYTVPAGTYDHSALHETLHAWADTYRDGVQGKEAIVVKHALARPQDSTRQDDFVGRMLWAVSDKSGLPAKRFADLNPAPPLDWLLEAFSDERFQYSDLPRFHVPLHVEVDTKLRFSLIRRPAPYDRAPPMLLASGGVSGSQWDDVMFHLARWLVRYLDDPRLIIWIAERGGQLHDRWPWLIEHELDQFASLERDGKTSVLDEIRLHAPKAIPGPLMRTLWRLLLSSRVKSPWHDPDLYRWKGRLKREGLTATLRLELRELLAPKVVLKKPFRWGDNDSSSTDEPPRIKQLVDWELALAADHVLSTLRDLADEPWKSALPHLLEDFQQLLRDALDLLRELGEADDRSDRSHWDLPSITPHWQNRGFRDWVSLIELLRDAWLAVCANDSARATRIAQTWFELPYPTFKRLALFAASHDDCIQPEQWVDWLLEEGAWWLWSTDTGREVFRLFVLQGRHLAGAAQDRLEAAILAGPPREMYRDDLEAERWQDLVARSVWLHLAKLNTSGLVLGASAAARLAEISTAYPQWQLATNERDEFWRWMSGTGDPDYEDSRDVDIAPRKRKELRQWLTKPTPERRHFYEDTWREVCRTRFFHSLFALGDLAQDDVWPTGRWREALQAWAEPGMVLRSWRYAAPLVQTMPDAVLLEIDHAVTWWMEAASKAISRHEDILLNLCRRVLALPLEAGSGSRIIRNGIETYDPVGSAINHPIGHATQALINLWFKQNPNDNDLLPAELKPIFTTLCDVRVDRFRHGRVLMGSRLIAFFRVDRPWTEQYLLPLFGWSNPVEAKATWEGFLWSPRLYQPLLAAFKSQFLDSANRYADLGEHRQQFATFLTYTALGPTEGYTVEEFRSAIGALPQEGLEESAQALSQALEGAADQREDYWKNRAQPFWQQIWPKSRDLATPRIAESLTRLVIAARGEFSAALAAVQDWLQPIEHPHYVVHLLHESGLCRRFPAEALLLLNAVIADQQWWVPQELRQCLDEIVHAAPWLAQDSRYTRLREYLRKQEG, encoded by the coding sequence ATGATGGATGCGCTGGCAGCCGACCGGATGCTGGGCGAGATCACGCCACAGGCTTGGGCATTGGGTGATTGTGAACCGGGACAGGAACACCGGAAAACCATCGAGTGGGAGGCCAAGGGCGTCACACCCATCCTCTACACCGTACCGGCTGGCACCTACGACCATTCAGCGCTGCACGAGACTCTGCACGCTTGGGCAGATACTTATCGCGACGGCGTGCAGGGCAAAGAAGCCATCGTCGTCAAACATGCTCTGGCCCGTCCGCAGGACAGCACGCGGCAGGACGATTTTGTTGGCCGAATGCTGTGGGCCGTGTCAGATAAATCAGGTTTGCCGGCAAAACGCTTTGCGGACCTCAATCCCGCCCCGCCGCTGGACTGGCTGCTGGAAGCTTTTTCGGACGAACGCTTTCAGTACAGCGATCTGCCGCGCTTCCATGTGCCTCTTCACGTAGAAGTCGACACCAAACTTCGATTTAGCCTTATTCGGCGGCCTGCGCCCTATGACCGCGCTCCGCCGATGCTATTGGCTTCTGGAGGCGTCAGTGGTAGCCAGTGGGATGACGTGATGTTTCATCTGGCTCGCTGGTTGGTTCGTTATCTGGATGATCCCAGGCTGATCATTTGGATTGCAGAGCGTGGCGGGCAGTTGCACGACCGTTGGCCGTGGCTGATCGAGCACGAACTGGATCAATTTGCTTCACTGGAGCGCGATGGGAAAACCTCCGTGCTCGATGAAATCCGCTTGCATGCACCCAAGGCTATTCCTGGCCCACTGATGCGCACCTTGTGGCGTCTTCTGCTCAGTAGCCGGGTGAAATCACCGTGGCACGACCCTGATTTGTATCGCTGGAAAGGACGTCTCAAGCGTGAAGGACTGACCGCCACATTGCGTCTGGAATTGCGGGAGTTGCTTGCCCCCAAGGTTGTGTTGAAGAAGCCGTTTCGCTGGGGTGACAACGATTCGAGCAGCACAGACGAGCCCCCACGAATCAAGCAATTGGTGGACTGGGAACTCGCGCTGGCCGCCGATCACGTGCTTTCAACCCTGCGCGACCTTGCCGACGAGCCATGGAAATCTGCTTTGCCGCACCTGCTGGAAGATTTCCAGCAGCTATTGCGCGATGCACTGGACCTATTGCGTGAGTTGGGCGAGGCCGACGACCGTAGCGACCGCTCGCATTGGGATCTGCCCTCCATCACGCCGCACTGGCAGAACCGGGGTTTTCGCGACTGGGTGAGTCTGATCGAATTGCTGCGCGATGCATGGCTGGCGGTTTGCGCCAACGACAGCGCGCGTGCCACGCGCATCGCCCAGACTTGGTTTGAGTTGCCATACCCCACCTTCAAACGTCTGGCCCTGTTTGCCGCAAGCCACGACGATTGCATCCAGCCCGAGCAGTGGGTGGATTGGTTGCTGGAGGAAGGCGCGTGGTGGCTGTGGTCCACAGATACTGGGCGGGAGGTATTCAGGCTGTTTGTTCTACAGGGTCGACATTTGGCAGGGGCTGCACAGGACCGTCTGGAAGCAGCCATACTGGCGGGACCTCCGCGCGAGATGTACCGTGACGACTTGGAGGCAGAACGTTGGCAAGACTTGGTGGCCCGTTCCGTCTGGCTGCATCTGGCCAAGCTCAACACATCGGGCCTCGTTTTGGGTGCGTCTGCGGCGGCACGCTTGGCGGAAATATCCACTGCCTACCCGCAATGGCAGTTGGCAACCAACGAGCGTGACGAGTTCTGGCGCTGGATGAGTGGCACGGGCGATCCGGATTACGAGGACAGCCGGGATGTCGACATTGCTCCCCGCAAGCGAAAGGAGCTGCGGCAATGGCTCACCAAGCCTACGCCAGAGCGGCGGCATTTCTACGAAGATACGTGGCGTGAGGTTTGCCGCACGCGCTTCTTTCACAGTTTGTTCGCGCTAGGTGATCTCGCACAAGATGATGTGTGGCCCACTGGTCGATGGCGCGAAGCTCTGCAGGCTTGGGCCGAACCAGGAATGGTTTTGCGCTCCTGGCGGTATGCTGCACCGCTGGTGCAGACTATGCCTGATGCTGTGCTGCTGGAAATTGATCACGCCGTGACTTGGTGGATGGAGGCAGCCTCCAAGGCTATCAGCCGCCATGAAGACATCCTGCTGAACCTGTGCCGCCGTGTTCTGGCCTTGCCGCTAGAAGCAGGCTCAGGTTCTCGCATTATTCGAAACGGTATCGAGACCTATGACCCTGTCGGCTCGGCGATCAACCATCCCATCGGGCACGCCACGCAGGCACTGATCAACCTGTGGTTCAAGCAGAACCCGAACGACAACGATTTGCTTCCTGCTGAATTGAAGCCCATCTTCACCACACTGTGCGACGTGCGGGTAGATCGATTCCGCCACGGTCGGGTGCTGATGGGTTCGCGGCTGATCGCATTTTTCCGTGTGGATCGCCCTTGGACCGAACAGTACCTGCTACCGTTGTTCGGCTGGAGCAATCCCGTTGAAGCCAAGGCCACGTGGGAAGGCTTCCTCTGGTCGCCGCGCTTGTACCAGCCATTGCTGGCAGCCTTCAAGTCACAGTTTCTGGACAGTGCAAACCGCTATGCCGATCTTGGCGAGCACCGCCAGCAATTCGCGACCTTCCTCACCTACACGGCATTGGGCCCGACCGAGGGATACACCGTAGAGGAATTCCGATCTGCAATTGGCGCGCTTCCACAAGAAGGGTTGGAGGAATCCGCGCAGGCGCTATCCCAAGCACTTGAAGGTGCTGCCGATCAGCGCGAGGACTACTGGAAAAACCGTGCTCAGCCGTTCTGGCAACAGATCTGGCCAAAGTCCCGCGATTTGGCTACCCCGCGCATCGCCGAATCTTTGACTCGTCTGGTGATTGCCGCCCGAGGCGAATTCTCGGCGGCCTTGGCTGCGGTGCAGGACTGGTTGCAACCCATTGAACACCCGCACTACGTCGTACATCTGCTGCACGAATCGGGTTTGTGCAGACGGTTCCCTGCCGAGGCATTACTGCTGCTGAATGCAGTGATTGCTGACCAGCAGTGGTGGGTACCACAGGAATTGAGGCAATGTTTGGACGAGATCGTGCATGCTGCGCCATGGCTTGCACAAGACTCTCGTTACACGAGACTACGAGAATACTTGCGGAAGCAGGAGGGCTAA
- the rapA gene encoding RNA polymerase-associated protein RapA, producing the protein MQDFKPGQRWICDVDLQLGLGTVQTVEHRIVTLIFKATGEIRSYARQSAPLTRVVFKSGDTVVSYDNAVLKVTEVHERNGLVVYSCVNESGSSIELAEAQLAHHLLLNRPAERLFTGQFDQDKWFRIRYQTLLIRNRLAQAPLYGLVGTRTSLIPHQLYIAHEVGCRYAPRVLLADEVGLGKTIEAGLILHQQLLTERAKRVLIVVPETLIHQWLVEMLRRFNLQFSIFDEARCLALEESEEGENPFHSEQLILCSLNFLRQYPKHFQTALQGNWDLLVVDEAHHLHWSQQVVSPGYAMIEQLATCTKGVLLLTATPEQLGKASHYARLRLLDPHRFNSFSAFIAEEQSYEPIAKAVEALLEGQALNAEIRQLIAGTLNAAQAQVLLACLQDPAADQSQILKTRNKLAELLLDRHGTGRILFRNTRAAIKGFPERKLVAVPLALPVEYQQCLITFETTALSQPRLLLCPELLYQARAEPEQPYWTEIDPRISWLSTTLRQLKPEKVLVIAANTQTTRDIAQALKMQTGQHIPVFHESMSLIERDRAAAFFADKETGSQILICSEIGSEGRNFQFSHQLVLFDLPLNPDLLEQRIGRLDRIGQTETIQIHVPYLENSALAVMFHWYHEGLNAFEKTCPAGQTVFVKVEEQLIAALHQRQTQDKALAGLVGVTQSAHQELNEALDRGRDKLLEYNSFRPGVAEQLMQDARAQDNDPALPQYMETVFDCCGVHIEEHRAGSYLTEPSEHMSMPFPGLQDEGSVITYMRDVALANEDMHFLTWEHPMVTHAIERILSNESGNAVVVALKHQQVQPGTLLLETLFVLEASGQNVQQSNRYLPSTVIRIVLDEQGSGDYPYLDHDAINQHLQPVATGIAKQVMQLKEDAIRELLRVSEQHASAQAPQLVAAAEARIRQTFTPEIERLKALQQVNPNVRDEEIQFFEQQLQQLTSALKSSNLRLDAVRVIVAT; encoded by the coding sequence ATGCAAGATTTCAAGCCGGGTCAACGTTGGATCTGCGATGTTGATTTACAATTGGGATTGGGCACGGTTCAGACCGTTGAACACAGAATTGTTACCCTTATTTTTAAAGCAACGGGTGAAATTCGTTCTTATGCCAGACAATCTGCGCCATTGACGCGTGTGGTTTTTAAGTCCGGAGACACTGTCGTCAGTTATGACAATGCTGTATTAAAAGTCACTGAAGTACATGAACGCAATGGTTTAGTAGTTTATTCCTGTGTAAATGAAAGTGGGAGCAGCATAGAACTTGCCGAAGCGCAACTAGCGCATCACCTGCTATTGAACCGGCCGGCAGAACGCTTGTTCACGGGTCAGTTTGATCAGGACAAATGGTTCAGAATTCGTTATCAAACACTGCTGATCCGCAACCGGCTAGCGCAAGCTCCGCTGTATGGCCTGGTGGGCACGCGTACCAGCCTGATTCCACACCAACTTTATATTGCTCATGAAGTCGGGTGCCGCTATGCGCCGCGCGTTTTGCTGGCGGACGAAGTGGGTTTGGGAAAAACCATCGAGGCCGGTCTGATTTTGCATCAGCAATTGCTCACCGAGCGTGCCAAGCGCGTGCTCATCGTGGTGCCGGAAACCTTGATCCATCAATGGCTGGTGGAAATGCTGCGACGATTTAATTTGCAATTCAGTATTTTTGACGAAGCGCGTTGTTTAGCGCTGGAAGAAAGCGAGGAAGGTGAAAATCCGTTTCATAGCGAACAACTGATCCTGTGCAGTCTGAATTTTCTACGCCAATACCCGAAACATTTTCAAACGGCGCTTCAAGGTAACTGGGATTTACTGGTAGTCGACGAAGCGCATCATTTACATTGGTCGCAGCAAGTCGTCAGTCCGGGATACGCCATGATCGAACAATTGGCAACCTGCACCAAGGGTGTGCTGCTATTGACCGCTACTCCGGAGCAACTGGGCAAAGCCAGCCACTACGCCCGCTTGCGCCTGCTCGATCCGCATCGCTTCAACAGTTTTTCCGCGTTTATCGCCGAAGAACAATCGTATGAGCCGATCGCTAAAGCTGTCGAAGCATTGCTCGAAGGGCAAGCTTTGAATGCAGAAATTCGCCAACTGATCGCCGGCACGCTCAATGCCGCACAAGCGCAAGTACTGCTGGCGTGCCTGCAAGATCCTGCCGCAGATCAATCTCAGATCCTGAAAACCAGAAACAAGCTGGCGGAATTATTGCTGGACCGGCATGGTACCGGCCGCATCTTGTTTCGCAATACGCGCGCGGCGATCAAGGGATTTCCTGAACGCAAGCTAGTAGCTGTTCCTTTGGCGTTACCTGTCGAGTATCAGCAATGCTTGATAACTTTTGAAACGACAGCTCTGTCACAACCAAGATTGTTATTGTGTCCTGAACTGCTCTATCAGGCCAGAGCTGAGCCGGAACAACCGTATTGGACCGAGATCGATCCGCGTATCAGCTGGTTGAGCACGACGCTCAGGCAGTTAAAACCGGAGAAAGTGCTGGTTATTGCAGCCAATACGCAAACCACGCGCGATATCGCGCAGGCACTCAAGATGCAAACGGGGCAGCATATTCCGGTATTTCACGAAAGCATGAGTTTGATTGAACGTGACCGCGCTGCCGCTTTTTTTGCAGATAAAGAAACTGGAAGCCAAATATTGATCTGCTCGGAAATCGGCAGCGAAGGCCGCAATTTCCAGTTTTCCCATCAGCTGGTGCTATTCGATTTGCCGCTCAATCCCGATCTGCTGGAACAGCGCATCGGCCGGTTGGATCGCATCGGCCAGACGGAAACCATTCAAATCCATGTGCCCTATCTGGAAAACAGCGCGCTGGCAGTGATGTTCCATTGGTATCACGAGGGGTTGAATGCATTTGAGAAAACCTGCCCGGCCGGTCAAACGGTGTTTGTCAAAGTCGAAGAACAGCTCATCGCTGCGCTGCATCAACGTCAAACCCAGGACAAAGCACTGGCCGGATTGGTCGGTGTCACGCAATCGGCGCATCAAGAACTGAACGAAGCGCTCGATCGTGGGCGTGACAAGTTATTGGAATACAACTCGTTCCGGCCCGGCGTGGCGGAGCAGCTCATGCAAGACGCGCGTGCGCAAGATAATGATCCCGCGCTGCCGCAATACATGGAAACGGTGTTCGATTGCTGCGGCGTGCATATCGAAGAGCATCGCGCCGGCAGCTATCTGACCGAGCCGAGCGAGCACATGAGCATGCCGTTTCCCGGCTTGCAGGACGAAGGCTCGGTCATTACCTACATGCGCGACGTGGCGCTGGCCAATGAGGATATGCACTTCCTGACATGGGAACATCCGATGGTTACGCATGCCATTGAGCGCATCCTGAGTAACGAAAGCGGTAATGCTGTGGTCGTGGCGCTGAAACACCAACAGGTGCAGCCGGGCACTTTGCTGCTGGAAACCCTGTTCGTGCTCGAAGCCAGTGGGCAAAACGTGCAACAAAGCAACCGCTACCTGCCATCCACCGTGATTCGCATTGTGCTCGACGAACAAGGCAGCGGCGACTATCCGTATCTCGATCACGATGCGATCAATCAGCATTTGCAGCCGGTCGCAACCGGTATTGCCAAACAAGTGATGCAACTGAAAGAAGACGCGATCCGTGAATTACTGCGCGTGAGCGAGCAGCACGCCAGCGCGCAAGCCCCGCAACTCGTCGCCGCCGCCGAAGCGCGCATCCGGCAAACTTTCACCCCGGAAATCGAACGCCTCAAGGCGTTGCAACAAGTCAATCCGAACGTGCGCGATGAAGAAATTCAGTTCTTCGAACAGCAATTACAACAATTAACCAGCGCGCTGAAATCCAGCAACCTGCGGCTCGACGCGGTGCGGGTAATTGTGGCGACGTGA
- the mntA gene encoding type VII toxin-antitoxin system MntA family adenylyltransferase antitoxin produces the protein MNKEIIMKRVQNRLPDLLALYAFGSRIQGHASAESDLDLAILVPGYADPLLMFDLTGELADDAGCAVDLLDLRAASTVMQYQIITTGERWWQKDGQAALYEVAILSEKTALDEARNALIDDIQHRGSVYGR, from the coding sequence ATGAACAAAGAAATCATCATGAAGCGAGTGCAAAACCGCTTACCTGATCTGCTGGCGCTGTATGCTTTTGGCAGCCGCATCCAGGGCCATGCCAGTGCTGAAAGCGATCTGGATCTGGCGATATTGGTGCCTGGTTATGCCGATCCACTGCTGATGTTCGATCTGACGGGAGAATTAGCCGATGACGCGGGCTGTGCGGTGGATTTACTCGATCTGCGGGCGGCATCGACGGTCATGCAATACCAAATTATCACCACGGGCGAGCGCTGGTGGCAAAAAGATGGTCAGGCGGCACTTTATGAAGTGGCCATTCTGAGCGAAAAGACCGCGCTGGATGAGGCCCGCAATGCACTGATCGATGATATTCAGCACCGGGGGAGCGTGTATGGCCGATGA
- a CDS encoding c-type cytochrome, with protein MKKTHFLVAVSALFILAGCGGSSSDYSPPADASGERIFSTACSECHKPLSANKAMILSEKIANKEAIIKKFQSGSMRMPAFKNIQGEAADRLAEYILTNSEVK; from the coding sequence ATGAAAAAAACACATTTTTTAGTAGCAGTATCCGCACTGTTCATCCTTGCCGGTTGCGGTGGAAGTTCGAGCGATTATAGTCCGCCAGCAGATGCTTCCGGAGAGAGAATCTTTAGCACTGCCTGCAGCGAATGCCACAAACCACTGAGTGCAAACAAGGCAATGATTTTGAGTGAAAAAATTGCTAACAAGGAAGCTATTATCAAGAAGTTTCAGTCAGGCAGTATGCGGATGCCCGCTTTCAAAAATATTCAAGGCGAAGCCGCCGATCGACTGGCTGAATATATTTTAACGAACAGTGAAGTCAAATAA
- the hepT gene encoding type VII toxin-antitoxin system HepT family RNase toxin, with protein MADDVLLNKAATIERCVQRAREEYAADPATFAGNPTRQDAAILNIQRACEAALDMGQHLIRRERLGIPQSARDVFTLLAQAGWIDAVLADKLKRMVGFRNIAVHDYQALQLSITVAVIEKHLDEFLQYSKAVLLKDATHSQRQE; from the coding sequence ATGGCCGATGATGTTTTGCTCAACAAGGCCGCCACCATTGAGCGATGTGTGCAGCGTGCACGTGAGGAATATGCGGCTGATCCCGCCACATTTGCCGGGAATCCCACGAGGCAGGATGCTGCTATTCTGAACATTCAACGCGCCTGCGAAGCGGCACTGGATATGGGGCAGCACTTGATCCGGCGTGAACGGCTGGGTATTCCGCAAAGTGCGCGCGATGTATTTACGCTGCTAGCGCAGGCAGGCTGGATCGATGCGGTCTTGGCGGACAAACTGAAGCGTATGGTGGGATTTCGCAACATTGCGGTGCATGACTATCAGGCGCTGCAATTATCGATTACTGTAGCGGTGATAGAAAAACATCTGGACGAATTCCTGCAATATAGCAAAGCGGTGCTACTCAAGGATGCGACGCACTCCCAGCGGCAAGAATGA